From the genome of Bradyrhizobium elkanii USDA 76, one region includes:
- a CDS encoding tyrosine recombinase XerC: MARTDQPIQPLELDCADASVTQEMTRWLSHLRAERRLSPKTLEAYARDVRQCLAFLAGHWGARVTLKAFSALEASDVRAFMAMRRTEEIGGRSLMRALAGLRSFGRFLEREGKGKVGALSAIRAPKVAKSLPKPIHMEAAKRFADADERADETRETWILVRDAAVMALLYGSGLRISEALGLKRRDVPKPGEGDVLVVTGKGNKTRMVPVLQNVLQLIADYAAICPHQLSPAGPVFVGARGGPLSPRIIQLTMERLRGALGLPDSATPHALRHSFATHLLSRGGDLRAIQELLGHASLSTTQIYTGIDSERLLEVYRSAHPRG; the protein is encoded by the coding sequence ATGGCCCGGACCGATCAGCCCATCCAGCCGCTCGAGCTCGACTGCGCCGACGCATCGGTCACGCAGGAGATGACGCGCTGGCTGTCGCATCTGCGTGCGGAGCGGCGGCTGTCGCCGAAAACGCTCGAGGCCTATGCCCGCGACGTGCGCCAATGCCTCGCCTTTCTGGCCGGACACTGGGGCGCGCGGGTGACGCTCAAGGCATTTTCCGCGCTCGAGGCGAGCGATGTGCGCGCCTTCATGGCGATGCGCCGAACCGAGGAGATCGGCGGGCGATCGCTGATGCGGGCGCTGGCGGGCCTGCGCTCGTTCGGACGTTTCCTGGAACGCGAAGGCAAGGGCAAGGTCGGCGCGCTCTCGGCGATCCGCGCGCCCAAGGTAGCGAAGAGCCTGCCGAAGCCGATTCACATGGAAGCGGCGAAACGCTTTGCCGATGCCGACGAGCGCGCGGATGAGACCCGCGAGACCTGGATCCTGGTGCGTGACGCCGCCGTCATGGCGCTGCTCTATGGTTCGGGCCTGCGCATCTCCGAAGCACTGGGGCTGAAGCGCCGCGACGTGCCGAAACCCGGCGAAGGCGACGTGCTTGTGGTGACCGGCAAGGGTAACAAGACCCGCATGGTGCCGGTGCTGCAGAACGTGCTGCAATTGATTGCGGACTATGCCGCGATCTGCCCGCATCAACTCAGCCCCGCGGGGCCGGTGTTCGTCGGCGCGCGCGGCGGCCCGCTCAGCCCACGCATCATCCAGCTCACCATGGAGCGGCTGCGCGGCGCGCTCGGCCTGCCCGACAGCGCAACGCCGCATGCACTGCGGCACTCCTTCGCCACGCATCTGCTCAGCCGCGGCGGCGATTTGCGCGCGATCCAGGAATTGCTCGGCCACGCATCGCTGTCGACCACGCAGATCTACACCGGCATCGACAGCGAGCGCCTGCTCGAAGTCTATCGCTCCGCGCATCCGCGCGGCTGA
- a CDS encoding DUF4337 domain-containing protein: MSAHESMEHAEHAEHASGENKKIALLIAVIALCLALSETLGKGAQTESISKNVEASNLWAFFQAKSIRRTAVQTAAEQGKLNLATTTDEAARAALQKQIDDWQKTAARYRSEPETGEGSEQLSERAKHAEHERDEATAKYHHFELASAAFQIAIVLASATIITGILALAWVSGLVTLAGIVMTALGLFQPHLLHLH, from the coding sequence ATGAGCGCACATGAAAGTATGGAGCACGCGGAGCATGCCGAGCATGCTTCGGGCGAGAACAAGAAGATCGCGCTCCTGATCGCCGTGATCGCCCTGTGCCTGGCGCTGTCGGAAACGCTCGGCAAGGGCGCCCAGACCGAATCGATCAGCAAGAATGTCGAGGCCTCCAACCTGTGGGCCTTCTTCCAGGCCAAGAGCATCCGCCGGACCGCGGTGCAGACCGCGGCCGAACAGGGCAAGCTGAACCTCGCGACCACCACCGACGAGGCGGCCAGGGCTGCGCTGCAGAAGCAGATCGACGACTGGCAGAAGACCGCGGCGCGCTATCGTTCGGAGCCGGAAACCGGCGAGGGTTCAGAGCAGCTCTCCGAACGCGCCAAGCACGCCGAGCATGAGCGCGACGAGGCCACCGCGAAATATCATCATTTCGAGCTTGCCTCTGCCGCCTTCCAGATCGCCATCGTGCTGGCGTCGGCGACCATCATCACGGGCATCCTCGCGCTCGCCTGGGTGTCCGGCCTGGTGACGCTCGCCGGCATCGTGATGACGGCGCTCGGCCTGTTCCAGCCGCACTTGCTGCATCTGCATTGA